The following coding sequences are from one Nicotiana tabacum cultivar K326 chromosome 1, ASM71507v2, whole genome shotgun sequence window:
- the LOC107767882 gene encoding transcription factor GTE4-like isoform X2 has product MTSGTMTNGENGGSKEQQRLTESKVYRRKSFKGLNNIGKTVLEDVNSSQKIVGFCLDAASEGSSSLNRFLTLENTGILAGNGQENSARINLAFKSKREMRELRRKLQSELDLVQSLVKKIERKDAQKIDTGIDKDSGVRQVHSDVSQMGQQLESRPLNQLSVSVLENSHGVLDNAEKEKRTPKANKFYRNSDFLLAEDKFSPAESNKKSKSNAKKVSGPESVHGMGQGKFSNQILKNCRALLERLMKHKHGWVFNQPVDTKGLGLHDYFDIIKNPMDLGTVKSRLDTNCYKSPKDFAEDVRLTFQNAMTYNPKGQDVHMMAEQLSKIFEEKWATIEADYMRELRLTMDSQASLKTPKSKKPPSQPLPPPGVRRTLDRSESTSNPFDLKTKSVALPQSGRTPVPKKPKAKDPNKREMTYDEKQKLSTSLQNLPSGKLEQVVQIIKKRNSSLCQQDDEIEVDIDSVDTETLWELDRFVTNYKKSLSKNKRKAGLADQGESEAEKNVQEKNANPVVVEIPKESKAEEKGTSSNPAQMENQGKDVSQASSSSTDSVSSSSDSDSENSSGGGSDAEHSPKS; this is encoded by the exons ATGACTTCGGGAACAATGACGAATGGTGAAAATGGAGGATCGAAAGAGCAGCAGAGGTTGACTGAAAGCAAAGTCTACAGACGGAAGTCATTTAAAGGGTTAAATAATATAGGGAAAACAGTTCTGGAAGATGTCAATTCGTCTcaaaaaatagttggtttttgCTTAGATGCGGCCTCAGAAGGTTCTTCGAGTCTGAACCGTTTTTTAACATTAGAGAATACTGGAATATTGGCAGGTAATGGCCAAGAGAATAGTGCTAGAATCAATTTGGCGTTTAAGTCCAAGCGTGAGATGAGAGAGCTAAGAAGGAAGTTGCAGAGTGAGTTGGATTTGGTTCAGAGTTTGGTGAAGAAGATCGAGAGAAAAGATGCACAGAAGATTGACACTGGAATTGATAAGGATAGTGGGGTACGACAGGTACATTCAGATGTCTCACAAATGGGGCAACAGCTTGAGTCCAGGCCTTTGAATCAGTTAAGTGTATCCGTCTTGGAGAACAGCCATGGTGTGCTTGATAATGCGGAGAAAGAGAAGAGGACACCAAAGGCAAACAAATTTTATAGGAACTCAGATTTCTTATTAGCTGAGGATAAGTTTTCCCCAGCTGAAAGCAACAAGAAGTCGAAATCAAATGCAAAGAAAGTGAGTGGACCAGAATCGGTACATGGTATGGGGCAGGGGAAGTTCTCAAATCAAATACTCAAGAATTGTCGTGCTTTGCTTGAAAGATTGATGAAGCACAAGCATGGTTGGGTGTTTAACCAGCCTGTTGATACAAAGGGTCTTGGTTTACATGACTATTTTGACATTATTAAGAATCCAATGGATTTGGGAACCGTGAAGTCCAGGCTGGATACAAATTGCTACAAGTCTCCTAAAGACTTTGCCGAGGATGTGAGACTTACGTTTCAAAATGCTATGACGTATAATCCAAAGGGCCAAGATGTTCATATGATGGCCGAGCAACTTTCCAAGATATTTGAGGAAAAGTGGGCCACTATAGAGGCTGATTATATGCGCGAGTTGAGATTGACAATGGACTCTCAGGCGAGTTTGAAGACTCCTAAATCTAAGAAGCCTCCTTCCCAACCATTGCCACCCCCTGGAGTGAGGAGGACTTTAGACAGGTCAGAATCAACATCCAATCCCTTTGATTTGAAGACTAAATCTGTCGCTCTCCCCCAATCCGGAAGGACCCCTGTACCAAAGAAGCCGAAAGCAAAGGATCCCAATAAAAGAGAGATGACATATGATGAAAAGCAAAAGCTTAGCACAAGCCTACAGAATTTACCTTCTGGAAAGCTTGAACAGGTAGTACAGATCATCAAAAAGAGGAATTCATCTCTTTGCCAACAGGATGATGAGATTGAAGTGGATATTGATAGTGTTGATACTGAGACCCTATGGGAGCTCGACAGGTTTGTTACTAATTACAAGAAGAGCTTGAGcaagaacaaaagaaaagctGGACTTGCAGATCAAGGAGAAAGTGAAGCTGAGAAGAATGTCCAGGAGAAG AATGCTAACCCAGTTGTGGTAGAAATCCCAAAAGAAAGCAAAGCAG AAGAGAAAGGCACTTCCTCCAATCCTGCTCAAATGGAAAATCAGGGCAAAGATGTTAGTCAAGCAAGCAGCTCTAGCACTGACTCAGTGTCATCATCAAGTG ATTCTGATAGCGAAAACTCTTCAGGAGGTGGATCTGATGCAGAGCATTCACCAAAGAGTTGA
- the LOC107767882 gene encoding transcription factor GTE4-like isoform X1 yields the protein MTSGTMTNGENGGSKEQQRLTESKVYRRKSFKGLNNIGKTVLEDVNSSQKIVGFCLDAASEGSSSLNRFLTLENTGILAGNGQENSARINLAFKSKREMRELRRKLQSELDLVQSLVKKIERKDAQKIDTGIDKDSGVRQVHSDVSQMGQQLESRPLNQLSVSVLENSHGVLDNAEKEKRTPKANKFYRNSDFLLAEDKFSPAESNKKSKSNAKKVSGPESVHGMGQGKFSNQILKNCRALLERLMKHKHGWVFNQPVDTKGLGLHDYFDIIKNPMDLGTVKSRLDTNCYKSPKDFAEDVRLTFQNAMTYNPKGQDVHMMAEQLSKIFEEKWATIEADYMRELRLTMDSQASLKTPKSKKPPSQPLPPPGVRRTLDRSESTSNPFDLKTKSVALPQSGRTPVPKKPKAKDPNKREMTYDEKQKLSTSLQNLPSGKLEQVVQIIKKRNSSLCQQDDEIEVDIDSVDTETLWELDRFVTNYKKSLSKNKRKAGLADQGESEAEKNVQEKNANPVVVEIPKESKAVEEKGTSSNPAQMENQGKDVSQASSSSTDSVSSSSDSDSENSSGGGSDAEHSPKS from the exons ATGACTTCGGGAACAATGACGAATGGTGAAAATGGAGGATCGAAAGAGCAGCAGAGGTTGACTGAAAGCAAAGTCTACAGACGGAAGTCATTTAAAGGGTTAAATAATATAGGGAAAACAGTTCTGGAAGATGTCAATTCGTCTcaaaaaatagttggtttttgCTTAGATGCGGCCTCAGAAGGTTCTTCGAGTCTGAACCGTTTTTTAACATTAGAGAATACTGGAATATTGGCAGGTAATGGCCAAGAGAATAGTGCTAGAATCAATTTGGCGTTTAAGTCCAAGCGTGAGATGAGAGAGCTAAGAAGGAAGTTGCAGAGTGAGTTGGATTTGGTTCAGAGTTTGGTGAAGAAGATCGAGAGAAAAGATGCACAGAAGATTGACACTGGAATTGATAAGGATAGTGGGGTACGACAGGTACATTCAGATGTCTCACAAATGGGGCAACAGCTTGAGTCCAGGCCTTTGAATCAGTTAAGTGTATCCGTCTTGGAGAACAGCCATGGTGTGCTTGATAATGCGGAGAAAGAGAAGAGGACACCAAAGGCAAACAAATTTTATAGGAACTCAGATTTCTTATTAGCTGAGGATAAGTTTTCCCCAGCTGAAAGCAACAAGAAGTCGAAATCAAATGCAAAGAAAGTGAGTGGACCAGAATCGGTACATGGTATGGGGCAGGGGAAGTTCTCAAATCAAATACTCAAGAATTGTCGTGCTTTGCTTGAAAGATTGATGAAGCACAAGCATGGTTGGGTGTTTAACCAGCCTGTTGATACAAAGGGTCTTGGTTTACATGACTATTTTGACATTATTAAGAATCCAATGGATTTGGGAACCGTGAAGTCCAGGCTGGATACAAATTGCTACAAGTCTCCTAAAGACTTTGCCGAGGATGTGAGACTTACGTTTCAAAATGCTATGACGTATAATCCAAAGGGCCAAGATGTTCATATGATGGCCGAGCAACTTTCCAAGATATTTGAGGAAAAGTGGGCCACTATAGAGGCTGATTATATGCGCGAGTTGAGATTGACAATGGACTCTCAGGCGAGTTTGAAGACTCCTAAATCTAAGAAGCCTCCTTCCCAACCATTGCCACCCCCTGGAGTGAGGAGGACTTTAGACAGGTCAGAATCAACATCCAATCCCTTTGATTTGAAGACTAAATCTGTCGCTCTCCCCCAATCCGGAAGGACCCCTGTACCAAAGAAGCCGAAAGCAAAGGATCCCAATAAAAGAGAGATGACATATGATGAAAAGCAAAAGCTTAGCACAAGCCTACAGAATTTACCTTCTGGAAAGCTTGAACAGGTAGTACAGATCATCAAAAAGAGGAATTCATCTCTTTGCCAACAGGATGATGAGATTGAAGTGGATATTGATAGTGTTGATACTGAGACCCTATGGGAGCTCGACAGGTTTGTTACTAATTACAAGAAGAGCTTGAGcaagaacaaaagaaaagctGGACTTGCAGATCAAGGAGAAAGTGAAGCTGAGAAGAATGTCCAGGAGAAG AATGCTAACCCAGTTGTGGTAGAAATCCCAAAAGAAAGCAAAGCAG TAGAAGAGAAAGGCACTTCCTCCAATCCTGCTCAAATGGAAAATCAGGGCAAAGATGTTAGTCAAGCAAGCAGCTCTAGCACTGACTCAGTGTCATCATCAAGTG ATTCTGATAGCGAAAACTCTTCAGGAGGTGGATCTGATGCAGAGCATTCACCAAAGAGTTGA